cgcaaaaactaaaggagtacttgtggcaccttagagactaacaaatttatttgagcataagctttcgtgagcagctcacgaaagcttatgctcaaataaatttgttagtctctaaggtgccacaagtactccttttctattctgcCAAGGATATCTTTCTTGTTTCAAAATATTCCTATAATCATCCTAGACAAAACTCTATCAGGAATACAGAGACTGTTTGAATTTATATGTAATAAAAAAGACAGAATGAGTGCAGATACTTTGTACAGAGCCACTAAACAGGGTGGACCAGCTCTTCTAAACATATGGTACTATCAATCCAAAACATTAGTGGATTGAGGTGCTCTAATTAAGCCAAACACTGGGTCTTTACTGAGTAAGAAACTGGTGGCAGTGTAAATATTACTAGGTTACCAGTTTAATAAAAAATCACATCCTTCTGCAATTTATATACATCTTTTAGCAAAGACTACTCTGTGGTTTAGGACAGAACTCTAAATGCAGTATTTTTCTTCACCAATGAAACCCATTGCAAATAATCCAGATTTTAAATCAAATCACAAATCAGAGTTTTAATGGTTCCGTGAGCCATCTAATACGTATGGCTGGCCAGCTGTTCACCAAAGAAACTTTTTTCTAACTTCTTAGAAATCAAAATTAACTTTAACTCACCCACTCTCCCATAGTGCAAGTATTTTCAGGGTAGACATTATGTTTATCAACATTATAGAAAAGTTGTTTTATAGAGAAACTTTAGTAGAAATGCTGGCTTCTGGTGGatttgggaaaaaaagaaattaatttatttCTGTCTTTGCAGTCAACATTCCTAACAAAGAAGTGTCCATATGTGACATGGTGGGGGGAAAAGATTTGGATTGACAGATTGCACAAGAGGAAAGGGCTTTGATTTGGAAAAGATGGGCAGTCTCAGTTTGTATTATGGTAAATAAAAATGTCTTTATGATACTCTTTCAATGGTAGCTCACATCAGTCAGGTTAAAAATATAGAGATTTTCATTCATATATGGCAGACATATCCAGTTAGAGAGTATTGGGATGTGATTAGTAACTAAATATTACAAATTGTTGGATATTTATTACCAAATGATCCTTTACTAATTCTTCTGGGCTTCCTAACAGAAGTGTTCAGCCTCAAagaaatgaagaattaatctGTCATCTGCTAGTAGCTGCTAGGCTGCTGATAGCTTCtcattggaaaaaagaaaaatagcccaAAATTAGAGGAATCAATCCAAAAACTATGGGAGGTTGGTTCAGAAATACTTATGCATGTTATGTATCCAGTAAAATAGACAAGGACAAACAGATAGTTAGATATATGGTTACTGTTTAGCCAGTACACTTACAAAGTACAGCAAAAATCCAAGCATACCTATCCAAtgatttttaatattaatgtttGATGTACACACCTGGTTTGATAAATATGAGCAGTCAGTACTTTCATTCAGTTTACTAAAATCACCAGAAACATGACTTGGGTGTTGTAAAGAGGCTGACTCTGTAATATGCTAATACCAGCTAAATAGAGATTTCATTATTATAATTACTGCATGTTTCCTCAGACAAAATGATTGTAATGATTAGTGTTTTATTTCTGATGATTACGTGACAGTGATTTgactcctgagttctgtttccagctctgcacaCTGGGAAAATTTGaagcctttttttatttttgcattgatGCAGCTTCCCTGATGCAGCTTCCCTGATGCTACTAGTGATagaagctgcagtgtagacaggacaGTTTTTCCACACTTTGGTTTTGAGGATTGGAAAAGGGGTGAATCTTACAAATCCTGTTCAAATCCAGCACAGGTTGAGTCAtcatggccttgtggttaaagcacatgACTGGGAGTCAGGGAGACCTGTGGTATTTCATGTTCTGCTGCAGCTTTCTTGTGTTGCTTTAAGCAAGACACTTAACTTCTCTTGTGccttagtttccacatctgtaaataGGTAATAATTTTTACCTACTTCATAGGGATTTTATGAAGCTGAATTAATAACTGTTTGTAAAGAGTACTATAGAAAGagcaaaatataataaaaagaaagtgCTGGTCCATTTGAACTTTATTCAGTAGACTGCAGTAATTATTGGTAAGCAGCTTCTGGAAGGGGAAGAAATCGGGCTGTTGACCTCAGAGAAGTAAACTATAGGGAGGTTTATGTGAAGGTGTTCATGTTGTTAATGTTGTTGTAAATCTTAATCCTTTAATAAAGCTGTGACCTTGATGTTGACAAGTAGTATGCCATAGAGCAATATATAGCGTGGCACCAACCTTGTAAATCTCATGTCATTTTTGCCACTGACATAGACAACATGTAAAAAGAAATCAGACAGCAGAGGTTTATGAAGAACATTTATTTGAAGGAAAGCGTTTTAAATCAGACTATTTTTTTAGATTAAATCAATGGCCCTGCCAACTTTTTATTCCTCATGATAAAACGTATTTGTGAAATGAAATCTCAACAATGAAAATGTGTGGAATTACACAAAGAAGTTTGTGTGCTTACTTCTCTGTTGGAGGTACGTTTTGAAACAAGGCTATATCCCTATCTTCTGGTcactgtagagcaggggtggccaaacgtAATGAGCCTCCGAGCcgcatacgacaatcttcagtAGTTTGAGAGCCGGGGTGCTACTGCCGGGGCTCCTTCTCCACATGAGGCACCTGCTGATGTCCTGAGACCCCCATCCCTGCTGGGCAGAGAAgaccctagccccaccaccctggtgcacggcagaagccctgagctccctccccgcCCAGTCTGATAGGCTACAGAATCCAAAAATGGCTGTGCCTTGTTTGCTGTCTGGCCCAAGCATTGCAACATCATCAGCAGTATCATGGCGACTGTGGCCTGCTCATGGAATGTGCGAGCACaagctgctctctgctccagtcATTGCTTTCCCTTTGTATAAAGATAATGGTGTTTGTCAATGAGGAATAAGGTAGTACAGGCAGACAGTGATTACTGCATTTTAGGTGTTCAAAAACAGCAATATGGCAGCGTGATCTTTTACATTTTTGTCTGATGGAGttggaatttaatttaaaaacaaaactattttttcaATCAACCTGTTTAAGTCTAAAATCTGACAACGTCCCAGTAACTGTAAAAACTGAATCTGAATGAACAACGTAATCTGTTGAACATCTATCCCACCCTTTTCAGTAGAATTATGTGCTGTTTGGATGATTCACATGCACATATTCTAAAAATGACTGGTGTAGAACGTTTTCAATAAGGGCTTCTTCTACTATGTTTATATCCtggaataagaaaagaaaaagatatttaGGCAGATAAAAACAATTACCATTTTAACAAGCTATTTCTATTCTTGAGAGCTTGATTAGACCATGACCCAACaaaacattgatttcagtggaactatatgcatgcttaaagttaagcacatacataagtagtttgcaggattggggacttACATTATACTACTCAGTTTTAAGCATTGACAATTTATCGTGGGTGAAATCTTTACTATGAAACAAATTTAATTATAAAAGGAAGAATGCCAGAAGAGACTGACAAGTAAAATATGATATGCAAACACCAGTAACTCCTAAGGTATTTATTACAGGCCCCAGACACACAGATGCATATTATGTAATTATATATACAAATAACAAAATGTTGCGTATCTCAGCACTCTGTGGCAAAGAagataaaaaaaatacatgagCCATCAATAAAATATTATCCAACCCAGGTGTATTACTCTTATATGCATGTAGTATAGATTAACATTTTATTGATGGCACATGTGGTTTTCTCAAGTCTGGCACCACTTCCTCAGGGGTTTGCCCTCACTTTAGAAAGTATTGGATTCATCTCTTTTTTTCAATATGATGTCTGGATGAATGTCAGTCAGGGCGATAAAGGAAAccactgaaaaaatgtttttgatatttttaatagtGTTTCAACTCTTGTTATGTATAGTCTAAATTTTATCGAGTTAGGAGAGTGTAAGTAGCTGTTGTTTAATAGCTCaatccattgaagccagtggggtaagttgaggaacagagagaggttaagtgtTTGCCAAAGGTTACACCATGACTTAGCAGCAGAAATGGGAATAGAATCCATGTCTCCCAACTCTCAGTCTTGCGTTCTTACCACTAGAGTCTGTTGCCCCCACTAATATCTATTACTTCTTCGTAACCTCACAACGTATCCTAAGCATGACATTCTGACAATTTAATGCATACCCTCATATGACATATTGATTGTCAGAGGTACAGAGGGAGATATGTAAAGAAGTCAGGACAGTAGCTTATAAAAATGATTATATTATTTACTCACTATGTAATCTTCATGGTAGAATGTGTGTCTGAGTTGAAGGTGCCTTATAAAATTCCTGCTAAAATAGCTTGGATTTTCACCAGGTATTAAACGACAAATTGGACAGTACTGTAAACGGGAAAAACTATCAATATTGAGTTTTCATTACAAAGACGTTGCAGAAGGAAATATTATCAGTGTTAAGGGGAGAGAAATGTGAAATATCTGGAACAGTAATAGCTAAATGGCTTTCTTTGAGTGACATAAATATATTTACTGCCAAACACAATATACCTGCAGTCCAGCAGTAAAGTTAGGTTAATCCCAGTTGCGCGTTTTCTGTTCAGTGATCCCATGGGGGTGTCTGTCTGCCCTCATCTCATGCTTAACTCCTTCCCTGCTACCGGCTAACCCAAGACTgtaaaatgaaaagttatttgtTGTGCTCCCAACCTATGTGCCACATGATTTACTTTTCCACTGAAAATATGTGGTGGTTTACTGTGCTACTTAAAACAAAAATGCCTTCATTGTTTTGGAAGGAGATTTTAGTTCCTTCATAATTTTTGGTCCTCTGCAATATAGCTAACCATTGTAATTGTTGCAACATTTACTTCAAATCATATCATAAAAATATTAGTACACATTAAAACAGCATTTGAATAGCATGTTTAAAAGGCTAACTTATTGACTGATACTTTTAGAGCTAAATCGTGCTCTGTGCTCTTCTGGTATGAAAGAGGAGGTAGAAACAGCAGACCAGAATCTCTCCATGAACCTCAACTGAGCACTCTCAGAAACAGATATCTAATGTGCCAACCCACACAATACATCCCATGGAGGGTGGAtgatctagttattacttagtcctgccttgaatgcaggggactggactagatgacctactgaggtcccttccagtcctacacttctaggGTTTCAAGATTAAGGGGAGAGGCCAGTCTTCTAGCTGCAACCACTGCCCTATGGAGTGTTTCCCCAACCTGCCCTGGAGAACCCTTTGCTATGTGGCAGGATTCTGGTAACAAATTATGCAATGAGCAGTGTCTATGCTCTTGCTGTACCAGTTAGTCACATTTATAGGTCATGTTGCTATGACATCAATGTGACATAGAGGAATTTCTTGACTCTTTTGGGGGTTTGTTCTATAATCtaaacattatttaaattaaactatAGTTTGTATATTTGTGTGAGGTTTTCAAGGAAGGTGTTACACCATTTTAATGAAATGCTGTGTAATGTATATTATTTACTGGTGTATAAGGGATAAACTTGTTTAATTGTGGAGTGAGACCTTTTAACACAAGAGGGTTAACTAAGTTGTAAAGGCCTTATTCTGCCCCATAACTGCACACAGCTACTGCTTACGCATTTGCTCTAAGTACTATAAATAAACATATTTATGctaaaaaatgtaacatttttgttTGACAATTACCAGGTTGGCTTCTATATCTGCTGAACAATCAGCAGACTTGAACAAATAAATGCCGAACCTAATTTAAAACCACACAACTAAAATTTGGCAAAATATGATCTGCTAGGGTAGTAACTCTTAATGGTGAACCCAATGTTCAACTGTAACCTTATTTGTTCTTTCCTTAATTTGTACTCCCAATACTATATACacgaggggtgggcaaactacggcccgggggccgcatccggccctttagacattttaatctggccctcgagctcccaatGGGGAGCGGGGTTTGGGACTTGCCCTGCTCCGGGCATGCTGGGGCTCTGcacagcttccagaagcagcagcatgtcccactCCTgttcctatgtgtaggggcagccagaggactccgcatgctgcccctgccccaagtgccgcccCTCGGAGCTCTCATTAGCCAGGAACTGTGAGCATTGGCCCgccatataatttccatacccagatgtggcccttgggccaaaaagtttgcccacccgtgaTGTACACAGACCTACCAAAATGTTAACATCAATCTGATAGTAGTTAAGCAGATTGAGAACTAACCTGCACCATAAGGGAGAAGAGAGTGTTGTCCTTTGTTTTATTAGTGATGAGGGATAGTTGTGTCATATATCAGTCATTCAATTTGTTAACTTTTTGACTTGGCATCCCTCAGAATCAGGTCTTAAGCAAAttcaactcccagtgaaatcagtgagagtcGTGCACAGAACTTGTCAAGATCAGGCCTATATACAGGTCTTAATCCTGTAATTTGATCCCCACAGTCAGACCCTTATGCCTCATGGAGCCCTAGGCTTGGGGCCATTCTACGTAGTTTTGTTTGTACAACTGTAATAATTTGTCCTTGTCCTGTGTGTCCTTTGTAGCTCTTATGAATCACTGGAGTAGTTCTCAAATAATGATCCATAGATCGTTTTGTGCTAGGCAAGAGGACTATCAAGATAGACAGAAAATACTGCACAGAAAGTGGAGTATAGGAGGTTAGGAGCTGATGTTGGGTCCATGGAGAGAAATGATgaatacagaattttaaaagtgGAAGAATCACTGAATCTAGTAAAACTGTTGGTGGCATGGCATTTTGAAAATGCATGTCATTAGTCCAAAAGGCTAACTATAAACTCTCCTTTGGAGCCATCATGACATATGGGTGTATTTCTAGTATAGAACTTTTGATACTCTTTTCTAGCACCCACGCTAGCTGTGGTGGAATCACTGGTACAGATTGGGTGCAGGCCACTTATTTTTGTAATTACTGTGTCATCCAAGCCAAGTTTGTAATTCATGCTTTTTTTCCacctgttatcatgtctcctagTATCTGCAGCCAAACAGGATCAATCAGTTTAATATGTAAGTTCAATAAAGTACACATTTGTACATATAACTGACTGAAAGATAGTTACCACTGCTCTCCTTTCTGTTCTATGATAAGTGAGACAATGGTCCATTAGATCATCTTCATGCAACTCACACTGGCAAAATGGACAGGCATATCTGGGAATTACAAAGATGGCATGATTATGAATGACTTTCTTTGTTTATAAAAAACACAGGTagattttgttttccaaaaagTAATGAGGATTTTAccctaaatatttaaaaatgctgATTCTTAGCAGTATGCTATAcaatggttgaaatttttcaaagaagAATGTGataaaaaatggccttttttcaaaaataaaaacgtTAATGAAAAAGCTgtggacttgatttttttttatttttgaaaagtgtcACATTTCATATTGTTTCTTATTGAGAACATTCTCAAAATCATTATTACTGGGTTTCAATAGACAAAAAAACTGATGACCATTTTGATAAAAAAGTGACAAATtgtaaaaaacagaaaatggctACATGTCAAACcctgtgaaatggaaacaacttccAAACtttgaccttttttctttttgtaattgtttGACCAGCTGTACTTTGTACTATTTTATCCCAACACCAATATACAGTAAATTCAATAGAACAGTGGTCACATTATGATCATCAAAGGGCTGTACCTCGTTGCTGTGTCTCCAAGCTCTTGTAGAGGTCCATATTTTTCTATATATTGCTCACAAGTCCTTAAATGAACTCTCATTTCACTCAGACATACCTAGGCAATATTAAGAAGCAACCTGTTATTCTTTAGCCCAACAGACATGTCATATACCTGGTGGTCTTGTTCACTTAGCATAGCTTATTATCTTTGCCATTCTGAGGCCAGGTTTACATTATCTGCACTACAGTAGCACAGCTATGATGTTGTAGCCATGCTGctataaccctgtagtgtagatgcagactatagcgatggaaggggtttttccctTTCCTTGGATTTTTCACCCCTCTGAGCACCATAGCTATATCAACCTATTGTAAACCAAGTCTGAAAACTTAGAGGCCAGTTTGCTTGAGAGCTATTTTCATTAGAGTGGTAGCATTTTCATTAAGAATATATCATAATTTCTATTATTAGCCCAACTTCTCAGGAGTTATAAGATCTTACTGACTGAGCagattatttcaaaatattaCCTATCAAAAAAGTGCATGTTTTTGAGTGTAAAATTAATTAGAACTAGATATCTAGCAGTTTGAGACTTTTGTCCTGGTTTTCAGACTAACATTTTAGATCGTGAAATGAAGTGTTGGAGACAGTGGGTCCTACCCACCAGGTCTTATGCAGGTAAAAAGACCTATTTGATCACATTCCTCTccgttacactggtgcaaatctggACTGACTCTACTAAAATCCACGATACTTTTACTAGACTGAGGGCCAAATCCTAATACTGacgaagtcaatagcaaaactctcattggcttcattGGGACTGGGATTTGGGTCTTACACGGATGTAACTGAGATCTGGCCCATTCACTTTACTTCACGACCATGTTACAGTAAATTATGTGAACCAGGTCCTTTACGTATtttttacaaagaaaaacaacaagagCCTTGTACTCCTTGACATATCAATGACATTTTCTGTTGCCTCTgtctcaaataaaaaaaactacaaaaatGCACATGTAGTAGTATTAAGGCACTGCCTTAAACTATCCATTACCAGTGAAATACAGTTTTCTGAAATACAAAACACAaggtgaaaataaaaaataaaagtcacACTATTATATAACATTCCTGATATGTTTCTGATGCTGTTTGTAATCTAACTAATCAGATAACAACAGCACTTCCTAAATTCATCCCTTCATTCTGGCATTCCGCTCCAATATGTTCATCTTACAGCTTATATAGAAGAATTAGTAGGTTTTATTTTGCAGCTGATAAGATAAAAGGAAGTAAGACACTGAGAAAGAAGAATGAGGAAGGAGTTGCTGTTCTGGCCTATACTTAAAATCAAAACAGGATGAGGTATTCATTATGCAGAATGAAAAGGGGACAAGTATGCAGTGAAAGGTTGTGAACAAAgtgacaaaatgttttggttttgtatgAACTTTCAAATTAATGTATATGAGTAAAGTACGAATCAACTGTCTTCCTTGTCCAGACCTGCTAATTCATTCTCTTGCTCGACCCTGCAAAGTTAGAAATGATGGGCCTAATTCTCTACTGCTTTGCAATTTGTTTAGTGATTTACACATGTGCACAATGGTAACATTTTACAAGCAACTTTGCACAGGGGTAAATGATAACACAAGCGCCTTGcctaaattaagaaaaaaaggtgtgggttttttttccagttgttaGCTCAATTGAGGTATTTTAACTTGACGGAAAACACCAGTAACACTAATGTAGATGCAATTTAACACCTTTAGTTTGATTCTAGCAGGTTGTTATAGTGTAGGTTCTTGCAGCTGAGCTCACTCAATTTAGAAAAGCACTTTTTCCCTAGTCTAAATAAGGCCACAGTCTAAGGTAGTGGAGACTCAACCCTGGCAAATCTGGACCTGGGATAAGTAGGTCCAATTGGTCTGACTGAGTTTATTTTAGAGTTTGTTTACATGAGGAAATTGACTGGCATTGCTACAGCAAAATATTCTGCTTGCCCTGAGGCCAGGTCTATGCTAAAAAATTAGGTCAATCCAGCTACATTGTTCAagggtgtgaaaatccacacccGGGTGTGACTTGTAGTTCAAGGGACCTGAGCCCCAGTGgtgacagcactaggtcaatggcaaaacatttCCCTTGACCTAGCTACCGTGTCTTGGGGAGGTGGATCAATGACAGCGCTGGGAGAACCCCTCTTATTGCTGCAGTGTATGGCTACGCTGAAGCACCAACTGCAGTGTGCTGCTGTAGCAGTTTAACTGTAGACACAGCCTAGAAAAGAGGCCTTAATCTTATCATTTCTTGTGCACAGAATATCTTTAGAGTTAATCAGTAATGAACGTTAGACTTGCAAACCTGTGTGTCACACTCTGTGCAGTTTTGGTATACAGTTTTCATCTTCTTGGCAATATCAGTAGCTGGAATTCCTTCAGAGGGAAGATAAGACCGGCAATAAGGACATGTCCATGTATTATTCCTTAAACTTGTAACAATACAGGAGTGACAGAATCTGcataaagaaattaaaacaaatataaacacTTTCCATTAAAGCAGTACAAATAAAT
Above is a window of Caretta caretta isolate rCarCar2 chromosome 2, rCarCar1.hap1, whole genome shotgun sequence DNA encoding:
- the RNF125 gene encoding E3 ubiquitin-protein ligase RNF125, giving the protein MGSLLSSDSRGAGAAAPRCARDLGGAPEQQQRVPSFDCSICLEVLHQPVRTQCGHVFCHSCIVTSLRNNTWTCPYCRSYLPSEGIPATDIAKKMKTVYQNCTECDTQVCLSEMRVHLRTCEQYIEKYGPLQELGDTATRYACPFCQCELHEDDLMDHCLTYHRTERRAVYCPICRLIPGENPSYFSRNFIRHLQLRHTFYHEDYIDINIVEEALIENVLHQSFLEYVHVNHPNST